The sequence below is a genomic window from Etheostoma cragini isolate CJK2018 chromosome 20, CSU_Ecrag_1.0, whole genome shotgun sequence.
GTTAACCGGAGATTGATGTTCATGATATTTCGCTATAATTGATGGTTGACCATGTCACGTCTTCAATTGCTCAATTATGGTAGGTAGATACTTGCTGCCATGCCATGCTAAATTACATTAGTGGCTTCATGGAGACGAGTGTTTCTTTCCTCCAATAATGGAACACATTTCACGTCTGGAAAATAACACCTGCGCCTGCTGTTGTCTGCTGTAAGGAGTTAACATACGACTATCATCAGTATTCTGATTAGCAGCCCTATACGAGCAGCATTATAGCTACCCTTCTCATTTAGGGGATGTTGAGCTATGGGCTCAATAATTCCTTAGAGCTCCACAACTGACACACGTTGTGTTGTTACGGTGAGCTACATTAACTGGTGTTAATTATTGCTATTTGTAGTCggtcttttctcttttgaccccccccccccccccccccccccccccccccagttgtGTCTCTCTGCCTCGGATTCTTCCCCTGGCGCCAGCCAGTTTGCTTAGAGATTACACAGTCAGGTCAAGACTGCAAAGTGTTATTAGTGCATGGTGACCAGACGTCAGGGTTTGAGGATTACAATATTATCTCAAAAttgcattaaattaaatgaagacatgtatATAATTTTGACTAAATTATTTCAACTAACAGGAGGAATTTGTGTCAGGAAATCTACACCTGCATGGTCGGTTTAGGCAAATTTCAGCATTTTGTCATATTGAGATTATTTGGACTTGTCCCTTGACTTCTGGTGGGGCGAAAGCAAAATGATGCTTAAGAAGCATAAATGAGCCGGTCACACAACTTCATTGTGGCTCTTTGATGATACTCTGTGGCCCTTATGTCTGTGCAAAGTGCTCTCAAAGTTTCTAGAAAGAGTGGAATTCCCTCCTGACGCAAAATAGTCATATCAGCTGATGTGCAGAACACAATGGGTTATCCCCTGTATGTTATTGCCGGATAGGAAATAATCCTAAATATGTGGTGTCGTTTTAATCATGTACACAAACTTAAATATAAGGCAAAGTGTAATTTCATGATTTTTTCCCCTGAAATGTCAATGACAATTGTTTTCTGGTTTGGGAGTTTTGCTCCGCCCCCTGTGTTTGTCGTAAACCTAGCTCCTGGCTCCAATAAACCCGGGCTAAGAGCGCCCTGGGCTCGCCTCCTTCTCCAAGGCGATCAATAGGATCTCAGGCGCTCTACAAGCACTCTCTTACGTAGACATCCACCAAGGAGAGAGCCGATACAACAACACGGTTGATCTGCTCAAACACAAAAATCTACCTGCTTTCTGAATCATGTCGTTGAGCCCAAAGCACACTACGCCTTTTTCAGTGACAGATATTTTGAGTCCAATCGAGGAGACCTACAAGAAGTTCAGTATGGACGGCGCAGGGAACCTAACCTCTCCACTGGGAGCCTACCGACAGCCTCAGGTGTCTCAGACCGGGATGCAACAGCACTCTATGGGCCATAACGCCACCGTGGCCACCACTTACCACATGCCGCACACCGTCTCCCAGTTCTCCCACAGCGCAATGGGGGGATACTGCAATGGAAGCATAGGCAACATGGGAGACCTCCCGTCGTACCAGGAAAGCATGCGGAATAGTGCAGCAGCAACAGGGTGGTACAGCGCCAACCCGGATCCAAGATACTCCACAAGTAAGTTCTTTACTGCATTTATATAtacttttctcattttaattaaccgtaaatgaaaaaaaacattaacttgaCATTTCAGGAATGAGAGAGGAAAAACGCACACGACTAAATATGTATCACTGTTTAATATTGTATGATATATGTTTGGAGGCTAACAACAAGTTCATGCAAATAGTGTACACTATTTTAAGATATCTTTCATTTACAAATAATTTTTATGACGGTTAAACTGAAAAGGAGATCATTCTTTCAAGGCTTGCTcgacttttttaatcttttgcattatcaaatatttaaaacaagatCTACatgttcattattattattattattattatatttattattattattattattattacatttgattgttttttttagctgatGCTTTACTACTTTAATAATTATCGTATGGAACAGCCactcattattatcattagccTATATTATAATTATAGACTACTTCAGGCGAAACAGTGTTCTCCTCTTCTGTTTATTGAATGCccgtatatgtatgtatatttttaagtttCTAGATTCATGGGACCTTCCACAGGTATGAACATGAGCGGCATGGGGAGTCTCTCAGGAATGGCGGACGCCACCAAGTCCATGCCAGTTCTCCACGCTGCGCCCAGGAGGAAACGGCGCGTCCTGTTCTCGCAGGCTCAGGTCTACGAGCTGGAGAGGAGGTTTAAGCAGCAGAAATACCTGTCGGCGCCTGAGAGGGAGCATCTGGCCAGCATGATCCACCTGACGCCGACCCAGGTGAAAATCTGGTTTCAGAACCACCGGTACAAGATGAAGCGCCAGGCCAAGGACAAGGCAacgcagcagctgcagcagcaggacgGTAACCTGTGCCCACAGCAGGCGCAGTCCCCGAGGCGCGTAGCCGTGCCAGTTCTGGTGAAGGACGGTAAACCGTGCCAGAACGGCTCCAACACGCCAACGCAGAACCAGCAACAGGTACAACAGAGccaacaacaaaaccaacaacagaaCGGAGCCGGAGTTGTGCTCGCATCTTCGACCAGCAGCCTCAGCCAGCATCAAAGCCAGCAGCAGGTGAACGCTTTGGAGCTCGAGGAGATGTCGCCTAGCCCCCCCTCACTGCACAGCCAGCTCAACATGGCCCAGCTAGACACATCTGCTGTAGATTACACCAGCAACATGGTCAGCTCAAACCTCCTCTACGGCAGAACGTGGTAGGACTTAATACAGTACTGTCACTTTCCACTTTTTCTATGTGAACCTGCGGATGAGCCCCATGCATATATATNNNNNNNNNNNNNNNNNNNNNNNNNNNNNNNNNNNNNNNNNNNNNNNNNNNNNNNNNNNNNNNNNNNNNNNNNNNNNNNNNNNNNNNNNNNNNNNNNNNNggggggtgggggtgggatCAGGTCTGAAGTACACTAAGCCACCAATCCTTATTTACGGTGATAACCTGGTATTTTATCATATTAATATTGTAAACTAATGTATTCATTTAGACGTATTAAATAAAGTAGGGACTTGTATATTTGGCTAACACACACGAATGCGTTTAACTGTATAATATTCGTCATTGCGTCCACTTTTAcgttttctttattcttttgtaagttaaaaaaaggaacaaatgcGTGATGGCTGCTGTATATGTTTCAAAACCAAGTGAACgttaacaataaataacttgAAGTGTGAGAGCTATTCCTGAAGAAGTAATTTTTTAAAAGGGATCTGTTTTGGAGTGCATTTTCATTATGTTGTGATTGAGACCAAATTGAGCAGGAAAGCAAGGTCGATGAGGGAGCCAGCATTGTTCAGGTGACATTTTGGAGGGCTGCCTTTCATGGAGGGTGTCTGCAGGAGTCTGAGACCGGGAAACCacccttttaaaataaaatgccaacATCCCCCAGCAAGTTTAATAGTGAAATTCATTTATGCACTGATGTATTAatattttccccttttttaaaacaatatccaCGAACATAATGATCTTACTGTGTTTATTAGGCCCAGACCTTCGCCTCAATGCAATTGGTCAATTTAATTGTAAAtgcaaatatattatttaaactaGTGGATTACATGGCTTATTATTATGATGCTGCTTTGACGTTAATTACACTGTAATCATAGGgcatcatattattattattattattattattattattatcgttattattattattattattattattatgcacagttgttattttgtcatgtatcaaaacaaaagttttcTAACATCCTTTACAAAaatcaaatgataaaaaaaatgctccTTCATTTaacttgaatttattttatttaaattcctCGCTTTTTACCTAAAGTGAGTTCGAGCGTAGCGTGAGTCTGGATGTGAGTGAGTTACTATTTTGATTGTATCATTGATGAAATGAGAACATGCTAGTGTTAAATATCCTTTATTTTACATAACATACATCACAACCATAATATAAAGATCTAACGATTGTTAAAAAACGACAAATTCGCAAgcgtttctgtttatagtgttattattttaacaaaataccagttatgtccacattactttCTGATGCTTTGAAAAAGCAATTGTTCATGTAATAACCAGCAGcgaaatagattttaaaattttcacacacacacacacacacacacacacacacacacacacacacacacacacacacacacacacacacacacacacacacacacacacacacacacacacacacacacacacatatacacagatcAGCCTCATTCTGATCAATCTCTTTAGAAGATAAGATGAATGATTTGTGCAAACAAACTCCAAAGTGTTTAAGGTCATCACTTAGCATCAGTGTCGGTTCCCCTTTGCTTCTGCCctccaaaaccttttttacacCTCGCAGTGGCTGATTATAGGATCTAACATTTCATTTCCTGTGGTCATTTAAACACGTTTGGAAATTACTTCTCAATCCCCTTGCTGATGACAAcctgtgatgatgatgatgatgatggctaTCAGTGTGTCTCAATGGAGACCTTGGAGAGCCCCTATTTCCAACCCCTTCACATACCTGGCagctgtatgtatatatgctATCATCCCTACACTCAAAGGAAGCATCAGAGCCAATATGCACCTGACATTTGGAAATGAGCACGACAACTCCATCAGAAGGGAGTTTGATAAGAgcatttaaaagagaaatgcatTCCACAATATACACTTTCATACTGCAAGGTGTTCCTGATAGATTTAGTCTCTAAATTGAGGGCATGAATGAGCTGTCAACAAAGATTTTGATGTTGTGCCACATGAAATAAAAGTGGAGGTGAAGccattcttttctcttttcaataGGCGTAGTTATGGCGCACTAATAGGCTATGCTTGGTAATCACTGGCCATTGTGCCTGGTGCTTCTCTCGGTTTGTTGGGGGGTACCTCTCTTTGTCAGGATATATGAGACAGGCTGGACACTGTAATTGGTGCTGGTATCATCATTTTCTGTCTGGAAAGTTTTTAAAGGCTGCAGCCAGGACTAGTGTCACTACCATGCAGAACATCCACACCCACAAACatgtgcacatacatacatagaaaaGATGTTCGTGCATACACAGCTCTCATTCACATATAGAAATAAAGCAACCAAATAAGTCATACATCATATAAAAACCGCCTCCCATAATAGAGAGCAGATATTTCCATGAGAGCTGGAAGGAGTCTCTCACTACCTCAATGCCATGTATACTGTTAGCATACAGCATGAAGCAAAGCATAATCTGTTTCACTGATGTACATCATTTTTTAGACTCTTCTTCTCAGGTAATTGCAGATTGCACTGCATAATGTGAATGTAGAAAGAAGCCTTGTCTGAGACTCTGCATTCAATTCCCTCCAACTCCCTTCCTCCCCATTATTCTACTTAATATGTCAGAAGGTCTGATCGCAGAGAAACCTTTTCAAGTCCTATTGATGTGTTCCTCAATTGACCATGGCGACCTAGCAACCTAGAGAGCGCTAATTGGCAAGGGCTCAACATTATTGGCTGCATAGTTTACACAGAAACATAGGCCAAACATATAATCcttatcatacatttttttttaaagttttgccAGTGTACAACAGGAGAGGGAATTAGTTTGTGTTCTGGGTCTTAGctaaaaaagcaatttaaacaGAAAGCTAAAAGCAGTCTGGTCTGGTTTCTGAGTGGTGGATGAGTAAGATTTTTCCTGAAGACACACAGGTCGAAATAATAATGTGGCTCCACTCCACAGAGGATTTCAGATAATTTGTGCTATTTTGTATCATGACATAAATTAATATGTATGACATACAGACATTCTGAATAGATTTCAAATTAGGAGTTATATAGAAAGTTTACTCCCACaaattcctcctcctcctctctccttccatccCCAGAAATAGTACCCAAATCTTGCCCCATGTAAGCATTAGGAGAGGTATGCTTTTCATGTCACTGTGCAAATGAATGCGTTGAATTGGCAAGTTTTGAGAGACACAGAGCAAGATTTTAATTAGTGTATTGCCCTCACATTCTGCCAAGGAGAGACaatctttctcttttctatGACAAACCTGTGCCTGCTGGATTTGTTTGGCTTCCAAAGAATGAGTCACTGCAACTCTTTGCCCCAGGAAGCAAAAAGTTCCCTAATTCTAGTCATTTTCAAATGGAAAAATTAGACTGCAAACAATCATCTTCcgacagagtgaaaaaaaacatttcaagaaGGTCAAAGGACTCTGAAAGCAATTCTCACTCTAATAGATTTTCATGAAATTAAATACATGAAACCACATTTTTTCCGTTGCCTTTAGTTTGACGATAATATAAACTCTATGCACAtgctcagccacacacacacacaaaatgagaaaaggaGAGGGCACAAATGATATTTCCAGGACTTGAACTGGCTAATTCCATTGCTTACTATGAATACTATTTTAGCAATATGAGGCATTGCAGGGCCAAAGGAAGCTTTTGAAGACTTTTCACAAATGTCTGGGGGGGtggagtttggtgtgtgtgtgtgtgtgtgtggcagtgttGAAGGAGGGGGGCAGCATCCCTTATTAGAAAACCATGTCACATTCTCTCCTGTGCCGACCGGACTCGCTGCACTGCCAGTAATCCCCCCTCCAAGTCCCTCTATGCATGTTATTCAATTCGCTTATAAGTAGTTAGAGAAACTGTTTTCAGTTGCCACTAATAACTACTGACCTCCAGTGACACAGGCCAACAATAGGTTTGTCAGGCCTGAAACGCACAACCAAAGAAGCTGATTAGGAACTCAAGAGGTTTGAAGCAAGAATCAATGGCTGCTCTGTCCTGCCACAGTGCTTCCAGCATGGCACTGATGATTGTGGGACCTCCATTAGTTATGCCTCATTAAATCCCACAATTTCGTCTTTGAGAACATTAGTTctaaaaacaattctaaaaaTCTATTACAGCCATGAAGCGCCTCCTGATGTGCCACTGTGTTTAAACTCCAAGACAGGAGAGGCTGGAGAAAGACCTGCTTTAATGGGTAGAGATGTGTGttgagatgtgtgtgagtgtctgtgacATTAAACACATTACTCTCAGTCCACTTGTGTCCTCTTTCCTTCCTTAAACATTACTACATTTTAAGCCCAAAATTAAACACCCCCATGCATTTTGTACTCCAAATTCTTCATCTAAGCCCAAAATTAAACACCCCCATGCATTTTGTACTCCAAATTCTTCATCTAAGCCCAAAATTAAACACCCCCATGCATTTTGTACTCTAAATTCTTCATCTAATTCTGTCTATCCTTCTtgttttattgacaaaatgtggagACAATGCGACGCATTACATCAGTGTCTCACACAATACGTTGGTGTCATGTagatgttttgtcattttacactACCTTCAATGACTATAGAGCTATGTGTTGTGAAACTATGGTGACACACCATTAACACAAGGAATTTagtatgttgttattattgtcaGGTTGGGAGTTGAATAAGTAAAtgcttttttacaaaacatcTGCAACATTTTGATCAGcctgaaaatgttaaatctgtCCTTAAATGTCTATTATCCAAAAACAATTCAAGTAAaatgggaacacacacacactgaaatggCTGACTGTAAACATCAGTAACCAATTTCTTTCATAACATGAAATTAAAGCTCCATAAGAGATTTGTAAGCCATTCGAAATCCTCCTGTACTCCTGTGTTTGGCTGTTATATCTCCAGGGCCATACATGACATACTTCATCCTTGGAATGGGTTTCGATCTTCCCataacaacaaaagaaagatcCAGCAAgcataaaagacattttatcgTCACCTCTAAATATGTCGAGTTGATGTGAAAATGAGTAAgacataaatatttttttgtgttcagaaatgggaaaaagacacatttgcaGGACAAAAGAGTTCATCTCTGTCCTTCACTACGCTCCTCTTTACTTTTGAACCAGCAAGCCGTTTTCTCCCAGCTCACCGTTGCCACAGTAATGGCCAGCTGCCAGTCTGCGGATTACTGGTTAATAGGGCCACGGCTGAAGAGCAGTTCAATGAAGGTAGGCAATGGATAAGATCAGTGCGTGTCGGCTAGGGCAGAGTTATCTATGTCTGTGTGCCTGTAAGTGTGTGTTACTTTGTTTCatgtcttttcattgttttatttattttaatggacACAATCTAACCATGTGGTTAATGTAGTTAGTTGCACACAGtcatgcattttaatttgacGTAAGTTGGTGTGCATGATGcaaagacacaacacacaaacaaacacaaaagagtCAATAATCATGCAAGTACAAAAAATGCTCGGGAAAATTCAAGGACGCTTTAAACATGCTtgtaaagaaaagcaaaacaaagcttTCAGAACTAGTTAATGGGGGGCAATGATCCAACAACAaacagccaacacacacacatgcacgcacccacgtaaatacacacaaattgACATGAATGGcaaaagacaacagaaacatcCACCACACAATAGCTACGTCTGTCAAATTAAGCCCAGAAGGACATAATCTTTCTTCAAATATAACATTCTGTAATCTGCCCCCTCCAAAACACGCAAGCGTCTCGATATAACTGTCCCAGAGGGCCGCAGGGGGCAAAGAGGACCACCCACTTTCTTTTCAATTATCATCTTGCAGCAACCTGTCTCCTCTCCAGCATTCAGCAGGAGACACTGACTGCTCTCCAGAGGGAATTACAATTGTCCCTCGAATAAACTTCCAGACTGTAGCTGACAATCTGAACTCTGTAGAGCCTGTGACCCAGAGGACAAACAGGATTACGCCCCAAATCCCAtgttccttttctctctccccttttcctcTTGAGTTGCTGTGGTCACAGGGTCTCAAGGTGGAGGCAGGGAAGAGAAATGTGGGGACACAGAATACCCTTCAAAGTCTGCAAATACACAATTTATAGGTATAAGTGACATCATTATAATTCAATAGCCATTAACTCCAGTTTGTACTTTTTCTCTgataacaaaaatgttgttgtcatATGCCTCACAAAAGAAGTttattttctggattatttAGTTTACTACAATGAagttttgttcatattttggggTTAAGcttaattaattgtgattaagtttAGGATAAGGGTTCCATTTAAAGCTATAGCATTGGTTCAAAACTGTGGTCTGGATGCCCCAAAGGCCCAAAGGtgtcacaagataaatctgtGTAATGACATGATTACCAGGAtaggagagaaacaaaaaatgtattttcactaAAAATAACAGTACTTTTTCTGACTTCTGAAATgatgtcctttttctttttaatagtGGGCAGTTCACCTTTAGgccataaaaaaactaaaagtaggGAAAATCCCTTGACTAATCCCTCCCTAGTCTACTGATATAATAAAACCTGTGACAAGGTATCACACATTGACATTGTTTCATATTAAGGGAATATAAGTCAAAAAGGCTGGCAAACCACTCATCTAAACAGTCACAAAGTATTTCATGTTTCCATAGTACAGACTAAAATGTGGATTGGGCTTCAACATATGTTATTGTTTAATTACTAcgtaaagttttgttttcagctCAATAATGTAACACTCACCAAAAGTGTGGCATTTTATACTAAAGGTTTGGTATATTTAGAATAGTTTTACcctttatattttagtttatgaATGATAAACTTTggatttttgtgatttttgtaaACTATCTGCatctacattgtttttgtgttgaaaaagCAAGTCTCCATTCTTTTTCAGCGGGCTAACATTAGTGTATTATTTACTTGTAAATTGTATCTTCTGGGAATTATCTGTCTGTTAAGACCTCATCAGGACAAATAACAAGCACAATGAGAATTTGTCTCAGGGACACCAATTAGGACACAATCCACACGGGACAAAGGCTCTGTTTCAGATGGGAGTCATACTGGCCAGTGGATCTGGAGTGTTTATTTGCCCCGCTGTAGCCAGCTGGTCATACGAAGGCACAGAAAGGGTACATTGACTCTACCCTGCAGGGGGTAGTTGTACTGCAAAAGGGAAATGGGACTCTTTTTCAAATCTTCTCTCCACAATGCAGCACACCCAATCAAAGAGCTCCAGATCCTTTTGGGTGGGTGGTGAGTGGACAAGGAcgggagggagaaagggagggggggagttTGGGCAGTCAACCCCTCCTCCTGCCACTGTCCTGTCTGCACGGCCAGCCACACTTCACAGATAATTAGCGGTCAGATCCACTGGCCCCTAATCAGCAGGACATGTTAAAACTGCCCTAATCAGGCCTAATCCTGGCttggtgtcacacacacagctttcccCTGCCTACTTACTCCGTCTGCTGTATTGATTAAGGCATCATTTGGAGATTTGGTGTTCAATACACTGCAATCTTTGATTGGACCATATGTGTCTGGATTACATAGaacattgttttcaaatgaaacTTTAAGGTAAAGTTTCTTTAGGTAGCACGGGGGGCTGTCTTTCACCAACAGAAGGGAATTCTATTGAATAAATGTTATAGATTCTCTTTTTCAATCCCAAAATTGTGGGAAAGAAGTTGAGATTGCAGGCTATTAATTAAACAACTGAATAACTATTACTCAGGGGAAAGACaactaaaatataatttgaaaaatgactAGGTACCTTAAGTAATAGAGCTGCTTTGCATTTATAAGCTGCATATTCAAAGTACCGGTATTTACATTCTGAATGATTCTGTTGTAAATATGGCCTTGGGCCATTGGGGTATCTCTTCTGTTTTTAGGTCATTTGTGTGGAGGAAGTATAGTGAGAAGCGTATTTCCATAAATATAAACTATGTTGGTTTGCATGTATTCTATATTGTATgattgtaaacaaataaaaaacagtttctttacAATGTCCTTTTTCCCTTTCACTTGTGGATTCAGGCTCTGACAGACTTTATAGATCAAAACCTTAATAGCAATATACTTCAAGAAATTTGTTATGAAAACTGTGAGCTGGAACTTGTTTTTCGTCATGAACTAGATTTTCCATCACCTCTCATAcctttactttttataattgattttttaagtgtgtttatttgaacGGCACCTATCATACATAAAATTTAGCTCAGAGACTTTTAGAGTATatagaaaagaaatacaaaacaatccTAAAAATAGAAGTAAAGATCCcataaaaaggcagagaaatgaAAGTAGTAAAAATGGTAGtattaaaagatgaaaacacactACATTAACTAAATACTTTCCTGAATGAGAAGGTCTTTGGTTGcttatttcaaaaatgtcacataGCATGCAAACATCAGGCAATGCTTGCGAACTGGTTTAGGCAGCCAACTCGAGCTGCACTGCGAACACCTACATGACACACCGCACTCCTCACAACATTTACCAAACACACCCCCAGCCCCACCTATCAGGATCAGAGGACCTAGGGGCTGATTGGTTGATAAGGTTTTAAAAGGTCAGAAATTGTAGGAAGGGGATTTAATATTAAGAGCTTTACATGAAAGGAAAATGACCTTAAAGTCCAATCCAAgagaaatataatatataaatacaacacaataataAAACTATAGGTCAACATTTCAGTTTTGCTGTTGCATTATTTAAAGTGACATTCAAATTTTAGACCATCATTTGATGTATTTACTGAATTACTGCAGAGGCATATTTACAACTCTTATGCAACACTTTCAGTCATTAGTCATTAGTCTACAATGTTAATTAGGATGTAATGCACAGACACTCAAAGATGGGTGTGAATAATAAGAAGCTTCTCCTACTGCAGATTATGCCATAATCATTCATTAGTATTGAGCTTGTTGCCAGAGCTGACAGGATGGAAATACAaccataaaatgaaataaactaaaacatctGTCACAAATTAttagtccatttttatttaatttgctgcTTGTACAGGCTTTTATCCTCATCTTGATATCATCCCCACTGATAACATAAATTGTGGCTGCTGTATTTGCTTGATTCAGTCGTTAGAGACTACTCAAAAACTTTGGGAGGAAAAATGAGGTCATCAACATTGACAGTATGGATAAATTGTAATCCAAGTGCTGAACTGTGGAGAATGGATTAGGAAATTACCATACTTTTCAGCAATATAAGGCCATAAATTAAAATCTCCAACAACTTCACAAGTGACAACTCTTCTAATCAGGGGGACAATCACAGAGAGGCCTAGCTGTTTACTGATTGCTCTAATCAAAAATGGCTTCTTCAAACACAGCTAATTGGTCAGTTTACTCACGGAACGGGGCGGCAAATGTAGAGGGGCTACTGTCGTGATTTGAAGGACCCAAATATCTCCCATTTGCATTGAGTGCCACCAGAATACACTTGACTCCCACAAGTTATCAGCAAACCAGACAATTATTCATCAGGCACAAATTGGCACATCAAAGTCAAATCAGAGAATTACCGTCAGGAAGACCCCAAAGCAAGGGCTGAGAGAGGAAAGGTGGCCTTTGATTGATCGCGTTGCCCTTCGCTCAGTCTTTCAGCCCTATACTGTCAAGCTTGGTACCTTTCAGAAAACTTTGAAGTGCTTTGCAACATTCCATGTCAAAAAGATGAACAGGAGAAGTATCAAGGTACACTGGATGGGACAGTAAGCtgcttctttattttctcttgctAGCTGTCACAatggatatgtactgtatgtgcatagAGTATGGTAGGGTCACATATAAAACTGCTATTGCTAACTTCAGAGAAAAGATGTGACGTGACATGGTTCAATCTCCATTGATGTAGTGGGATATATTGTAAGTGC
It includes:
- the nkx2.4a gene encoding NK2 homeobox 4a isoform X2, with product MSLSPKHTTPFSVTDILSPIEETYKKFSMDGAGNLTSPLGAYRQPQVSQTGMQQHSMGHNATVATTYHMPHTVSQFSHSAMGGYCNGSIGNMGDLPSYQESMRNSAAATGWYSANPDPRYSTSMNMSGMGSLSGMADATKSMPVLHAAPRRKRRVLFSQAQVYELERRFKQQKYLSAPEREHLASMIHLTPTQVKIWFQNHRYKMKRQAKDKATQQLQQQDGNLCPQQAQSPRRVAVPVLVKDGKPCQNGSNTPTQNQQQVQQSQQQNQQQNGAGVVLASSTSSLSQHQSQQQVNALELEEMSPSPPSLHSQLNMAQLDTSAVDYTSNMVSSNLLYGRTW
- the nkx2.4a gene encoding NK2 homeobox 4a isoform X1, which encodes MSLSPKHTTPFSVTDILSPIEETYKKFSMDGAGNLTSPLGAYRQPQVSQTGMQQHSMGHNATVATTYHMPHTVSQFSHSAMGGYCNGSIGNMGDLPSYQESMRNSAAATGWYSANPDPRYSTISRFMGPSTGMNMSGMGSLSGMADATKSMPVLHAAPRRKRRVLFSQAQVYELERRFKQQKYLSAPEREHLASMIHLTPTQVKIWFQNHRYKMKRQAKDKATQQLQQQDGNLCPQQAQSPRRVAVPVLVKDGKPCQNGSNTPTQNQQQVQQSQQQNQQQNGAGVVLASSTSSLSQHQSQQQVNALELEEMSPSPPSLHSQLNMAQLDTSAVDYTSNMVSSNLLYGRTW